The following coding sequences lie in one Arachis hypogaea cultivar Tifrunner chromosome 4, arahy.Tifrunner.gnm2.J5K5, whole genome shotgun sequence genomic window:
- the LOC112794970 gene encoding uncharacterized protein, producing the protein MFQFCEYGLSNSKMDLPNCDNQLDVAVRKTSLRDLQSDDKMKKLTFVSCSLLKDKDVGPDSNNVFGSKRLLPHFSVNHLIQQSIGNNAANGHLLYARRKSEAELGKSIACENPSINAYCRYLSQLCCEQETAQIKPLIKVPKVSCFPTFAPFPMTSSMSSSRKPSVPISLGKSPLRLSPVESNYMTASSGPASGNPKGLKSVHWEEQYQQLQMFLRKLDHSDQEEYILRMCETEPDLDDGSTSELSGQWTDGWSTNSSDEDDSNGSEEPHSDEGD; encoded by the exons ATGTTCCAATTTTGTGAGTATGGTCTGAGCAATTCTAAAATGGACTTGCCTAATTGTGATAACCAGCTGGATGTTGCCGTAAGGAAGACATCTCTAAGAGATCTACAGAGTGATGATAAAATGAAAAAGCTGACCTTTGTAAGCTGTTCATTGTTGAAGGATAAAGATGTTGGTCCTGATTCTAATAATGTTTTTGGCTCCAAGAGACTCTTGCCTCATTTCTCAGTGAATCACCTTATTCAACAATCTATCGGAAATAATGCTGCAAATGGACATCTTTTGTATGCTCGCAGAAAATCAGAGGCAGAATTGGGCAAGAGCATTGCTTGCGAAAATCCAAGTATTAATGCTTATTGTCGGTATTTGAGCCAGCTTTGTTGTGAACAGGAGACTGCTCAAATAAAGCCTCTGATAAAGGTGCCAAAGGTTTCATGTTTTCCAACATTTGCACCTTTTCCAATGACTTCCTCAATGAGCTCATCCAGAAAGCCTTCTGTTCCTATTTCTCTTGGGAAATCTCCCCTGAGGCTATCACCGGTTGAGTCGAATTATATGACAGCTTCTTCTGGCCCTGCCAGTGGTAATCCAAAGGGATTGAAAAGTGTGCATTGGGAGGAGCAATACCAACAATTGCAGATGTTTTTAAGGAAACTAGACCATTCTGACCAAGAGGAATATATCCTAA GGATGTGTGAGACTGAGCCAGATTTGGACGATGGAAGCACGTCAGAGTTGTCAGGCCAATGGACTGATGGTTGGAGCACCAATTCGAGTGACGAAGATGATTCAAACGGGTCGGAGGAACCGCATAGTGATGAaggtgattga